A DNA window from Fragaria vesca subsp. vesca linkage group LG3, FraVesHawaii_1.0, whole genome shotgun sequence contains the following coding sequences:
- the LOC101310965 gene encoding cytokinin riboside 5'-monophosphate phosphoribohydrolase LOG5-like: MWFYLYRHIVLVPSHLATPAYPPLIFFQSLLPQSLNHQQQTQEVFEMAQVSEMEHVEQAVRSRFKSAWVICESKSGNKEIYKAAATELGKELVSRGVDIVHDGGESTGLMDCVVKAMQDGGGNVREIIPRRVLGAEGEFVTYMHQRKAEMARHADCFIALPGGYRTLEELLEAVSWSQLGIHDKPVGLLNVNGYYNSFLSFIDNSVDESFIKPSHSNIIVWATNAKELLDKLEDYVPVPDRPLNRESWEV, from the exons ATGTGGTTCTATTTATACAGACATATAGTGCTGGTTCCATCTCACTTGGCCACTCCTGCATATCCACCTCTTATATTTTTTCAGTCACTTTTGCCTCAGAGCTTAAACCACCAACAACAAACCCAAGAAGTTTTTGAAATGGCTCAAGTGAGTGAAATGGAACATGTGGAGCAAGCAGTAAGGTCTAGGTTCAAGAGTGCATGGGTGATTTGCGAAAGCAAATCGGGGAATAAAGAGATTTACAAAGCTGCTGCCACAGAATTAGGCAAAGAGCTG GTTTCAAGGGGGGTGGACATTGTCCATGATGGAGGTGAAAGCACAGGACTGATGGATTGTGTTGTAAAGGCTATGCAAGATGGTGGAGGCAACGTTCGTGA GATCATCCCCAGGCGTGTTTTGGGTGCAGAG GGCGAGTTTGTGACCTACATGCACCAAAGGAAGGCTGAAATGGCCCGCCATGCTGATTGTTTTATAGCGTTACCAG GAGGGTATAGAACCCTGGAAGAGTTGCTGGAAGCGGTTTCTTGGTCCCAACTTGGGATCCATGACAAACCT GTGGGTTTACTCAACGTCAATGGCTACTACAATTCCTTTCTTTCTTTCATTGACAATTCCGTGGATGAAAGCTTTATCAAGCCTTCCCACAGCAACATCATAGTCTGGGCTACCAATGCCAAGGAGCTCCTTGATAAACTTGAG GACTATGTGCCAGTGCCTGATAGACCCCTGAACAGAGAAAGTTGGGAGGTTTAG
- the LOC101297121 gene encoding transcription factor bHLH135-like: MSSGRSSSQSSGSPSIRDDQIIELVSKLRQLVPETRDRRSDQVSASKVLQETCSYIRNLQREVEDLSERLSQLLATIDADSAEAAIFRSLIMQ, encoded by the exons ATGTCTAGCGGAAGGTCATCAAGCCAGTCATCGGGAAGTCCATCAATCAGAGATGACCAGATCATCGAGCTCGTCTCTAAGTTGCGCCAGTTGGTTCCTGAGACTCGCGACAGGCGCTCCGATCAG GTATCAGCTTCCAAGGTCCTACAAGAGACCTGCAGCTACATCAGAAACTTACAGAGAGAGGTTGAAGACTTGAGCGAGAGACTGTCCCAACTGCTCGCTACAATTGATGCTGATAGCGCTGAGGCCGCCATTTTTAGGAGCTTGATTATGCAGTAG